The Pseudophryne corroboree isolate aPseCor3 chromosome 10, aPseCor3.hap2, whole genome shotgun sequence DNA segment atggttttgcccaacggctaacaaatttgctgctgcaatcaactctgaattacccccttagatgggacttcccattgaccaagcCACACTCTACAACAATTTAAAAAGTGCAATCATAAATAACCTTTATGGCTATCTTAGAGTGCAGTGTTAAGCACAGACCACAGCCAGAGTATGGAAATTACACATTAATACAAAACAGGACAAGGGTTGGACAAACACAATGACAACAGTAAATTAATAGAACATGTATAAATTTGAGTCATTATTAATTAGAATGATTTTGAAAATATATGTAAATGCTTGAAAGCTTTTCTTTGTAAAAAACGTTTTATTAAAGCATCACATCATATACATCAAATGTGATGTTTCGACTATGATGCATTCAAGTTACAGTGGTCCTTATTTGCACTTGTATGGGTTGCGGCCACAAATCAATCCAGACACTGGATTTTGTCAGCTACACTACTTGGTTCTTAGGAAGACAGGGAAGTAAAAGCATAAAGCTCAtaagaactaagggcctaattcagacctgatcgcacctctgcaaaTAGTCACCGCCCAGTGAAAtactgccccgtgcaagtctgcgtacaccgcacgaaaagctttgcaaacgcaggtcagatgcaaatccgtttgcaactcactatcaaatgatttttctagtctgtgcgtagcccaggactcctacagtgcgaaagaaacaagctgatcaggccggagctgacgtcacacaccctccctgaaaacgcctgcaaTTTTCCAGGCACTtccagaaaatgtccagttaccacccctaaacacccgcttcctgtcaatgagCCTGcattcgcctagcgatcaaaaaggaCACAGGATTTTTTGCAGAACGCCTCGCACCTGCGCATTACAATCCGTAGGCATGCGCGGTTGTTTGATAATTGGCCgcagtgcgatttcgcacaacagcaatgaggtctgaattaggcccacggtaATGAAGCCAAGGCTGAAATTTCTAATTAAATTACAGGAATTTAAATCCGCAAGAACACCCTTTACCTAGGTCATGTTATAGGCACCGAGTAGAAATGCATGTGCAAAGTTACACAAGTAGCTCAgtagttgataaaaaaaaaaagaaaaaagagggtaGATTCAAGTAAATGTAATATCAAAAgcaatggcagcagcagcagtgagggaATAATGCCATCCGGAGCAATAGGAAATAATTCCTGTTCAGTTACATACACTGCGTGACCTCACCTGAATCAACCTTAAAATGAAAGGTTTACTTTGAGTAGAATTATACTGTAAATGTAGGTACACACTATCCAATCATTGGGCAGATCTGACAAGTCTATTTTATTGTGTAGGCATGAGTGTTTTGCTTGGCTTCAATTGTCTGATTGCTCAGACTTGCCAGAAGATATAAGCCAAAAGGTCCCGATATTGTGCAGTGTGTGGGCAGTCTCAATAATCTGCTCATATTTCCTACGGTTTATCCTGATTACCTTATCCTCCTTGTGGATGGACACGTATGCAAAATTCAGGTGTTGCTGTATTATACCCGCACATATCGTACGGGTATAAAGCTTCCTGTTTCTCTTTACAGAGGTGAAACAGGAAGAGGCAGTgacgagatgtattaacatctcagatgccactcccctcccccatcccctccGGCGATCATTGCCAGACCATCGTATAGTGCTGATGAGCTGTTTCTCTCCTCCCCGCAGGCTCATAAATGCATGCACAAAATCTTGCTACTCTCGCGAGATCTCCACGCAGCCTGGAGACGGCAgcctccacagccagggacagcgctaTCCCTGCTACGGtgtatgggcaatgacacctgcagccgCCGGAAATTTTCCTGCATTACCGACAGTTCACACATTGCCCCCACATATCGGTGTGCTATCCTGTAGATAGTAGCGCTGATCTAAATCTCCTCctccatacatgggggagaagcggtatcatatAATGATGGCTGAGattgcttctcccccataacgatccTTCTTACATCTACGCCTCAGTGTGGTATGGTAGAAAACCAGTAGCTTAAaaagataaaataaataataataaaaaataataatatatatatatatatatatatatatatatataattatattaaaaaaatatgcTTAGCTTTTGCTGCTGGTATCGGCCCCTTCCACTGGCCGAAAAATCTAGAAAATTGtaggttctactgaaaaaaaaaacaaaacctcaaatgaaaaaataaaaattataataataatcgcATGGGGTGTACCTAGCTTAAGAGATGTTCTGGAAGACAAGGATCCCTAATGGTTTCCCCGTGTCAATATTTAAAATTTACAGTGCCTTAAcacagggggcgggatgtaatgccgtacAAGATGGCGGCctaacagacttttttttttttaaagaggcaatcacttacaaggcatggttttgccttgtaagtgattgcccctttacaaaCACGTCCCACCGCAGATGGCAGTATGGTGACATATCAGCTACAGACACAGCATGGGCAAGACCCATCTGATGTTGCGGAGAATTTAGGAAGTATATTAATCCTATTTCATTTGCTAAGAGATGAAAACTTGACAAAAAAGCAAAAATGTTGCTTAAACTATTATCCATATCTCAAGCATTAATTTAGCTACAAATATTGTTCTGGCAAGTATGCATTAATAAACTAGCAGAATCATCTTAAGAAATTATAGTACATACAAAAATTAGGACAAACGTCAATTTCTTATTACAAAACCGATCCAATGCATCCTGAGATTGTGGTCATTTCAGTTCTGTACACTAGTGCAAAATGCCAGGCGTATCTTCACATGAACACACAAACAAGGGAGCTGAAGACTTGATGGGTCAGGCAGAATCCACACAACTCTCAATATAAAGCAACGATCTGTTAATATCAGGGTCTGTATAAGCAGCCATAATAAGAAACTCCAACCACTTGTATTTATATCCTTAACTGACAGAAGGATGTTTTCCAAAGCATTGTTATTCATTTTCCCACTGCTTGCCTGGGATAGTGCCTAGAACATAGTGTGTTATTAACTAGACTCAGGAGGCAGATACAGAGAGAAGTGGTGGCGAGCGCCAAACCCATAAGAGAGCACTGCACAATCTCATAGCCAGACTTAGAACCTGAGATAAGGTATTAAACACTCTTGGCACGTTATGTTCTAGGCACTCCCTTGTGCGGCAAACAGAGGAACATCAGTTGTTTATATGTTTAAACACACAAGACAGTATATTATACACCCTTGTGAAAGGACATCAGCTCACTAGGTACATTGTTGTGGCAATCCATTCCAATAAATATAAAATTATGCTACTCAAGAGAATTCAAGATTCAGAATTCATGATACAAATAGCATATATCAATGTACACAAAGTAAGACACTGTTTAAAGACCAATTACAATTGTATGTTGTATGTTATCTCCCAAACCTCTAAGGGCCCATTACTTGAATTAGAGAAGTCCCTTCTGGCGCTTTAGGGCCCATGATTATACTGGGCCCTGTAATGGAGGGCCTGCTAAGTGAGTAGACACCAAGCCTAGCCTGATATTGGCCATTACACCTATTCTAATTAGCGTAGGTTTGTGTTTGAGGTTATGGTGACAACAGCCTAATCTGCCTGAAGTGGTGGAGGTGGGGCAACGGTCTCATCATGTGGCAAGGATCCATAAGTATGGCTTGAACAGCCCACAGGAATGGGTCTTTCCCATTATTCAGGTAAGGAATAGCAAGGAGTTTACATGCCAGACTTTTCCAATACAAAAAGTGGAAACCAGCCTTTAAGCATGCACAAACAAGCAATGACTACCTGCCCCTTCTAAATAGCAAAAAGCCTTAAATAGCAGCTGTTAAGAAATTTTATACTAGCATCACTGGCTATTTGGAAAATAAACTATTAGTATAAGACCCTGGCCATCGCACATGAAGATTTGTCCAATTATAGGCTGTACACTGAAGGCAAGGCTTCCATCAGCATGTTGGGTTTAATAGCAAATGTTTTCCTGGAATGTAATAATCACTTAATAACTGACTGAATGTATACATTCACATCAACCTTGGCTTTGCGTAACGAATGCATAGCTTTAAAGGGCCAGAGGAAAAAAGAATGGTGAAATTAAATTATGTGAAACAGCAAGGCAAATAATCTGGTTACATATGCATTGGTTAATTTCTACTGTAAAAAACTGTATCGGTATGGGAATTAATATCCACATTTCTTGGAAATGGTTTTCTAGAGAAGGTTCATGTTTCAGAACTTGGAGGAGCAAGCTTAAAATGCATTGGAAAATAATACCTACCCACTACCACCTTCCCTTAGAGTTCTCCGAGCACTCTACTCCTCCTGACATTGTTTAGCAGTGCTCAACCAGTAACTGCACAAGTGGTGAACATGTCCTATCTTTCTTTATACGTCAGGGTTCACATACCCGTATAGTTTTTTGTAAACTCATCGATCAATGAGTGTTTATTGCCACATAAATATAAATTGTTTTCTTTGCTAAAAATTCTTCATTCAAAAATGTATTATTAGACACAACTTTAGGAAAATATGGGTGCCGCTCCTTCAAGTTTAGTGTTGTGCCTACGTGCAAAATAAGCACTACTATAAATAAATGTTTGTGGTTTTTTTGGGGATGGAATTTAAATGTCCTGTGCTACGGGCACACAGACGCCCTATCACTTTGGAACAAACGTTATAACAGGTGTACTCATTCCTGTTCTTAAATTTAAATTTACCATGATTCAGCTCAAAATATAATTGAAAATGAAGACATTCATATCTACAGTAAGCTTGATATAAAAGTACTAGTAAGACTTTCTGAGATCCACAGCAGTTCTACTTAACTGCATTTTTTAAATAAAAGCTTGGCTTAAGATTTTTCTTGCAGATAATAGTATAAAAATCGATATATAAGGAACCCATTAAAAACATGCTCTGATTGGTGACTGGCACCAAGAACATAAATAGGCACATGCCACAATTCCAATTATGATAAGATTTACTAAATTTTCTAAACCAGGACTAGCTGTTCTATTTTAAATCTATTAAAGCATTGATGAAACTTGGGGGAGGGGGGCGACAATGCAATGCAAAAAGACTGTGTGGCAGTAAGCGAACCCTAGGTAGAGCTCATACGAATTCTACCAGACCCAGTGATGAGATTACCAAATCGATTGTGTATTTGAGCCTGAATTGGGCCATATTCTACCTGTTCCCCATCCACAGTCAGTATACCCTTCCGTGTAAGGGGCTCTAGGCGGAATGCTTGAACAGGAACATGTACCAAGTATGGGCACTCCATTCCAACGTGCGACCCCTTTTCCATTGCCAAAAATAGGCGCACAAGGGCGGTCCGGGAGATTCCGGCTTTAACAAAGAGTAGATGGATCAAACCATCATCAAAGCGGGAAAAGGGTGCTGTAAACATGTCAGCTCCAAGGTGAGTTTGATAAATGCCCAATACTAGTACAAAATCATCTTCCACAGTTACCCAGGACTTCGGCACAGGTTGCCCGAGGGGAGGCAGGAGATCATCTTTTGGTCCATTTACTAGATTATGTGCTGGAGATTCTATATCATTTGACAACACATGATCTTCTGGAGATTGGTCATCAGACACCATGTCAAAAGTGAACCTGGAGgtgtgcaatgctgttggtgagCCTGGAGAAGGTGAAGTCTCAAAGCTTGGCAACTCGGTATCAAAGGTTGCAGAGCTCCGTTTATATATAACATTGCGCTCCTCACAGAGGCCGATATCTGAAATGGTACGGTGTAGCTGTGTGCGCTGTAATGGTACAAGGCACCCATTAGGAGATAATGTTATGCTCCTGCAGATAGGACGGTGAGCATCCAGAGCTGGGAGATAAGAAAGACGGCCTCTGTAAGTGCGCAGTGAAGCCACCCTCACCATGGTCCCTACAGTGAAACGAGCAGAACCCATGTGTCTGTATTTCTCACTTTCTATGTCTACATCAGAGATGAAGCCCCAAGCAATGCTCAGGAAAGAGAAAGAACGGGCTCCAGAGCAAGTCGTCACAGATACCAGGTCCATAGGCATTACCGTACCACGGCACAGCAGTAAGATACAGTTAAGAAGCAGCTCTGATCCCATTGCCTGGTCAAACCTGTAAGAAATGTACACAGTAAGTAAGACACAAATCATGAAGCTCACCAAATTACAATTCTAACAATAACTTTTGTAAAACAAACAAcctaatatacagatgggtccacggttatcttggctagtttgctgcgcctaggcacaacatggtttattaacatatacccttcatctattgttctcagatgcaatacaatacagagaacaatacagcaggggattaagtcattacagcaggggattaagtccaattgctcaatctcagttaatcctattaaaggtcaagataaacatggacccatctagaGTAACATAATTCCACCAGCTATTTTCCTAGGGGTTGGACTGGTTACAGTAAAATCTTAGAGGGTCTATGtactatgccagtggttctcaaactcggtcctcaggaccccacacagtgcatgttttgcaggtaacccagcaggtgcacaggtgtattaattactcacagacacattttaaaaggtccgcaggtggagctaattatttcacttgcgattctgtgaggagacatgcaaaacatgcactgtgtgggctcctgaggaccgagtttgagaaccactgtactaagccttgaagagagaaagtggaaggggataaagtaccaaccaaccagctcctaactgtcctttttcaaaaccagcctgtaacatggcagttaggagctgattggctggtactatatctccgaccactttatcaacctccaaggcttagtacgtagACCCTGACCCCTCTGCCTGGGTAACGTGTCAGTCTCAAACACGGTTGTGCTCAAGTTCTGGTGACTTGAAGAAACCCAGTTTCTAGGCTACTAATGGCTTCAATTATCTctatgggggggggtcattccagttgttcgctcattgcagattttcgctatactgcgattagtcgctaactgcgcatgcgcaaggtacgcagagcgcatgcgtttagttattttactaaaaacttagctgttttgctgtagcgtctgcggcgcttttcagtcgcactggtgtttggtaaatgagtgacaggaaaggggcgtttctgggtggtaactcagcgttttcccggcgttggctaaaaaacgcaggcgtcagggaaaaacgagggagtggctggccgaacgcagggcgtgtttgtgacgtcaaaccaggaacgaaacgggctgagctgatcgcagtgtaggagtaagtctcgagctactcaagctgctaagaattatttattcgcaattctgctaatctttcgttcgcaattctgatatgctaagatacactcccagagggcggcggcctagcgtgtgcaaagctgctaaaatcagctagcgagcgaacaactcggattgagggccaataTTCTATAGAACATGGATAGCTTAGTATATGTTGGGCATACGCTCACTTACATTTAGGAGTCAAATAAAGTCAGTCATATGATGGATGTGATGTGAATTTATAGCACAGTCATGCAATTATCTTttacttaaaataagattttacttaccggtaaatctatttctcgtagtccgtagtggatgctggggactccgtaaggaccatggggaatagacgggctccgcaggagacatgggcactttaagaaagaatttagattctggtgtgctctggctcctccctctatgtccctcctccagacctcagttagagaaactgtgcccggaagagctgacagtacaaggaaaggattttggaaatccagggcaagactcataccagccacaccaatcacaccgtaaaacttgtgataaacttacccagtcaacagtatgaactacaacagagcatcagttcaaccctgatgcaacaataccaTAGCCCttaatacaagtattgcagaagaagtccgcacttgggacgggcgcccagcatccactacggactacgagaaatagatttaccggtaagtaaaatcttattttctctaacgtcctagtggatgctggggactccgtaaggaccatggggattataccaaagctcccaaacgggcgggagagtgcggatgactctgcagcaccgaatgagcaaacacaaggtcctcctcagccagggtatcaaacttgtagaactttgcaaaagtgtttgaacctgaccaagtagccgctcggcacaactgtaatgccgagacccctcgggcagctgcccaagaagagcccaccttcctagtggaatgggccttaactgattttggcagcggcaatctagccgcagaatgagcctgctgaatcgtattacagatccagcgagcaatagtttgctttgaagcaggagcaccaagcttgttggaagcatacaggataaacaaagattctgttttcctgaccctagccgttctggctacataaaccttcaaagccctgaccacatcaagtaactcggaatcctccaagtcagtagtagccacaggaaccacaataggttggtttatatgaaaggatgaaaccacttttgtcagaaattgtggacgggtccgcaattctgctctatccgcatggaaaaccagataggggcttttatgtgacaaggccgctaattctgacaaacgcctagccgaagccaatgctagtagcatgaccaccttccacgtgagatatttcaattccaccgttttgagtggttcaaaccagtgggattttaggaaactcaacaccacgttaagatcccaaggtgccaccgggggcacaaaagggggctgaatacgcagcactccctttacaaacgtctgaacttcaggtagagaagccagctctttttgaaagaaaatggatagggccgaaatctggaccttaatggaacccaattttaggcccaaagtcactcctgaccgtaggaagtgaagaaaacggcccagctggaattcctccgtaggggcattcctggcctcacaccaagcaacatattttcgccatatacggtgataatgttgagctgtcacgtccttcctagccttaatcagcgtaggaatgacctcatctggaatgcctttttccgctaggatccggcgttcaaccgccatgtcgtcaaacgcagccacggtaagtcttggaacagacagggcccttgttgcaacaagtcctgtcttagaggaagaggccacggatcttctgtgagcatttcttgcagatctggataccaagtccttcttggccaatccggaacaatgagtattgttctcactcctctttttcttatgattctcaacaccttgggtatgagaggaagaggaggaaatacatagacagattggaacacccacggtgtcaacagggcgtctacagctatcgcctgagggtctcttgacctggcgcaatacctctgtagtttcttgttgaggcgggatgccatcatgtccacctgtggcagttcgcaccgacttgcaagctgtgcgaagacttcttgatgaagtccccactcccccgggtggaggtcgtgcctgctgaggaagtctgcttcccagttgtctacccccgggatgaacactgctgacagtgcgcttacatgattctccacccagcgaagaattctggtggcttccgccatagtcaccctgctccttgtgccgccttgccggtttacatgagccacagcggtgatgttgtctgactgaatcagaacaggttggccgcgaagcagggcctctgcttgacgtagggcgttgtaaatggcccttagttccaggatgttgatgtgaaggcaagtctcctgacttgaccacagaccttggaaatttcttccctgtgtgactgctccccacccttggaggcttgcatccatggtcaccaggacccagtccttaatgccaaatctgcggccctcgagaaggtgagcactctgcagccaccacaggagagacaccctggccctgggggatagggtgattaaccgatgcatctgaagatgtgatccggaccatttgtccagtaagtcccattgaaaggtcctcgcatggaacctgccgaagggaatggcctcgtacgatgccgcatctttcccaggactcgagtgcagtgatgcactgacacctgttttggttttaataggtccctgaccagtgtcatgagttcctgaaccttctctatcgggagataaacccttttctggcctgtgtccagaatcatgcccaggaagggcagacgagtcgtaggaaccaactgcgactttggaatattcagaatccagccgtgttgctgtaagacTTCCAGAgaatgtgctacgctgatcagcaactgctctcttgacctcgcttttatgagatcgtccaagtatgggataattgtgacccccttgcttccgcaggagtaccatcatttccgccattaccttggtaaatattctcggagccgtggagagaccaaacggcaacgtctgaaattggtaatgacaatcctgtaccccaaatctgaggtacgcctgatgaggtggataaatggggacatgaaggtatgcatcctttatgtccagagacaccataaaatcccctccttccaggcttgcaatgaccgctctcagcgatttcatcttgaaccggaacctttttaggtacacgttcagggattttaaattcaatatgggtctgaccgaaccgtccggtttcggtaccacaaacatggtcgaataataaccctttccttgttgaaggaggggaaccttgaccaccacctgttgaagatacaatttgtgaat contains these protein-coding regions:
- the SPHK2 gene encoding sphingosine kinase 2, encoding MSVEYQEASETLLHGEFGVYPSKGIRYALSLTRTGLHIQRLVPKPDDDQRTVLPILDMVGCHTLRSHGSNDVFAYFSIYSYPLKKKKVAMGSTRTRQRLVRTFRVDKTSDYEQNQAIAEKWAISIKCLIQQIPISSETDVVPDHQPRPRRLLLLVNPFGGRGNALQQCQTHILPIITEADISYNLIQTERQNHARELMQSINLEEWDGIVVISGDGLLFEVINGLMERPDWEDAIKMPIGILPCGSGNALAGAVNYNAGFDQAMGSELLLNCILLLCRGTVMPMDLVSVTTCSGARSFSFLSIAWGFISDVDIESEKYRHMGSARFTVGTMVRVASLRTYRGRLSYLPALDAHRPICRSITLSPNGCLVPLQRTQLHRTISDIGLCEERNVIYKRSSATFDTELPSFETSPSPGSPTALHTSRFTFDMVSDDQSPEDHVLSNDIESPAHNLVNGPKDDLLPPLGQPVPKSWVTVEDDFVLVLGIYQTHLGADMFTAPFSRFDDGLIHLLFVKAGISRTALVRLFLAMEKGSHVGMECPYLVHVPVQAFRLEPLTRKGILTVDGEQVEYGPIQAQIHNRFGNLITGSGRIRMSST